The Quercus robur chromosome 3, dhQueRobu3.1, whole genome shotgun sequence DNA segment TTAGACTTTAGAGTTTAGACCACAAAGATATTGTGTGAACATTGCTGTCTTCAAACCTCAAGAACGTCGGTGCCAGCCATTCTGTTCATCTAGAAGTGGAGTTAGTGGATTTCTATGAAAGTTTgtgtctttattttctttcatgcATGTTAGCTGGAATCGTACTTAATAAatattgctttttttaaaagtatacGATAACCCTTTCTTGTACTGTTACGTTGCTCGTGGCAATtgcttattttctttaaatttaagttCCCTTCCATCTCAAACATGCATGTATTGATCAATAATATATGAGatggaaaaatatataaaagtacAAGAAAGATAGTGACACATAATATAGGCTACAACGTATGAATACATAGATGATTATGAATTAATCCACAGCAAATTAAAACAAGCTGAAATTAATAAGGTTTAAATTCAATCATGAGATATataatattcaaaacaagttatgattttttttttttgttgagtttcGATTGTTTaagatttttggattttattgttTGTGGTAGAATagatagttaaatgattaaataaaaaaaataccctaACAATTTAATTTCCAGACAGGAGCCTTGTAACTAATTTAGTTAGtaaatttttggtgtttttaaagAAGATATTCAGGATTCAAATACCTCACTCAcaacaatcaaattatcaaaaaaaaaaaaaaatcttggggATAAATAGTAGTTTATTATGGTATTAAAACTTGTGTGGTTTTAGTTTGAGCCTGATCTATGTTGATAACTTAAGTTTATAGAATAAGAGATATCTTATAAGTTTGTAACCCATGTTTTCTGAAATCATAGTAccgaaaaaaaaacattgaactTACTCCTGTCTGTCCAAGAAATTTTCTttaccgaaaaaaaaaaaaaaaacccctaaaagTTGCCGAACTCAACTCACATTGTCAAGAGCAAAATTgtcaaaagcaaaagaaatCCTTTTCCCAATAGCCAAGAGGGCTAAAGATTACCCATAAAGTCAATTATTTTACTTGGATATGTTTCAACTACTCTGAAAGATAGGTTAGCTAAGATCCTTCCAAATTGGTCAAACAAgaacttttctttctctatgtTCTAATAAGGGTATGTGGTCCCTTTTAACCTTTAGACTTTAGAGTACTTCCTCATCACACGTTCGTTTGGTGTTATCTACACATTTGATACAGAAATATACAATTGTTTCAATCTGACAAAGTCAGTGGAATAGAAGCTCTGGGGAATGGAATAGAAACGGGATTTTCGGATTCTGAGAAACTTGATACAATACTATAATCCTAAGTGGTGTCATAGGAATTTTATAGTttgaatatataaatttatgagCTTTGTGTTGGAAGTTGGTTCAAGTCTACGTTTCCAAATAATGGTTCAAACACAAACCACACAATATAAAATTACTTTCTTGGAAGCTTGCTTTGTCTTCATTTGGAGTGTATTTAGCAGAACTTTCATGAAATTAATATGATAATTGGGAAGCTAAACATTGATCCATAATCCCCATAAACTGCAGATTTGGTGTTTCTTGAGATTCCTCAACTTGGATTAAAAAAACCCCTAATGGGGTTTTTCATTAAGGTACAAGTAAGAAATAATACTAGGTCTCTCTTACATATCAAAATCCATTTTCTTTACTTGGGGTTTTCTTGgtacttgtttcttttttaagagCTTTGTCTTTAGTTTTCTTTGTGAGCCTTCAACGCGATCCTCGCAAAACACACACTCCTTTAAAGTCACCAGAAAAGGCGGCTGATCCTTCGGAGGCAGACCCCTTCACAGGTAGCATATAATGGCTTCAAATTAAGTGAGGTTTGTCCAAGTTGGTGTCTTTGTGTTCTTCTCCCTTTTTAAGTTCATATATTTTAGGGTTTGCTTTGCAGCAAGAAAgtacttttctctctttctcattgagAAGTTGTTCTGGTTTAAGATCTGCAAAGACAACAAGCTAGTTGTCTATTTCAAAGGGGAAagttttactttaaaaaaagaaaatagatctTATTCCATATATACTGCTTGTTTAGTTTGTAGAAAGGAAAACTAGGGTTAAGAAATAAGATAACAGGGAAGGTATGGATGAGAGAATTATTGATGGTGATAAACTAGATGAAGTGATGCTACCAGGGTTTCGATTTCATCCAACTGATGAGGAGCTTGTAGGGTTTTATCTGAAGAGAAAAATTCAGCAGCGGCCTCTCTCTATCGAGCTCATCAAGCAGCTTGATATCTATAAATATGATCCATGGGATCTTCCAAGTAAGATAAACTAGTCTTTACTTTTTAGCTTAATTAGGTCACTTTGCAGGAATTTATTTAACTAGATTTCATAAGTGATTTcatttggatgagcttattttcacaagtttctttttattattgtgTAAAAGTATAACTGTACCATGaaaggtttgattttttttttaaactgtaTATTCCTGTTTATGATGAAAATAAGCAAATCCAAACAGTTAAAAGTATGACTTTTTAGTAGTGGGGCTAACAGTTTTTGCTGCAAACTTTGTTCATGTAGAGTTTGCCACAACTGGAGAAAAAGAGTGGTATTTCTACTGCCCTAGGGATAGGAAATACAGAAACAGTGCAAGGCCTAATCGGGTAACTGGAGCTGGGTTTTGGAAAGCCACAGGAACTGACAGGCCTATTTACTCCTCTGAAGGTTCCAAGTGCATTGGCTTGAAGAAATCCCTTGTTTTCTACAAAGGTAGAGCTGCCAAAGGTATCAAAACTGACTGGATGATGCATGAGTTTAGGTTACCTTCACTTACTGACCCAACAGCACCACCAAAGAGATTTGTGGACAAAAGCATTCCTGCCAATGTAAAGTGTCTCATAAAACTATACTATTCATTTAGATCTTTGCCTAtgttttaatgataatattatagacataattttttcttttccagtttgCTAAAGTGACAAGTTATTACggatttttatataaatcaactATAAACATAATTTGAGTCCTAAATATCTatgttaaaaatatcaaaaagtatTAGTTGACTTAAAAATTATTGGTTCCATTATCATTAAAGGTTGTGAAAAAAGTTATGTCCATAAACTTATTGACATTTCATTGGTATTCTTGTACTAagatattctctcttttttataacTTGCAGGACTCATGGGCAATATGCAGGATATTCAAGAAAACTAATTCCACAACCCAAAgagctctctctcactcttgGGTTTCTCCATCACCAACTGAAACTAACACACTTGATATGCTAGTCAAAGGTCAGCACTGCACTCAGTTTTCTCAGGAGAACATGTCATTGACATCAAAAACCAACTGTTCAGCAGCCACTCATTTCTCTATTAACAATGACATACAACAATTATCTTCCACTACGTTTTCTCCCTTAGATTTTGTGTGCTACAAATCCTTAAATCAATTAGCAGATAAACCTTCTCAACTCACTGGAGACCTTCCCTCTAGCTTCTTGTTTTCACCTCTAGAAACTTCAACACCAACAAAATGCACAGTTGATATTTCTTCCATGCTGTTAAACATGCCCTCTTCAATGCTTGGAGATTTTGGTACTAAGGTCAGTGAGAGTATAGACTATAGTGGGCCACAAGAACATTGCAATGGCTTCTCATTCAGTTTACTTCAAGACATGCAAGGGAACATTGCTAGTGGAGGTGAGCAAGCCAATGCCTTGATGAAGAATCCTAATATGACACATGCTGATGATCATTGGGAGACCGTCCGATCCATTGGATTTCCATTCAGTTTGCCTTCGAATAATGATGCTTGGAAGACAAACTTAGCGTGGGATTCTTCACCATGTCCAAGTGAAATGTCCACAAGTTTTTCTACAACCAAGAGCTATACTTAATGAAAAAGTAGAGATTAATAGTCAAAGGCATTGTTTTCTAGCTTTTAGACTAATTCAGCTAGTTGAAGTTCATTTTGTAGAATCTTTTTGTAGGCTTTTGTAATGTTTAACGAATGAATAGAATGTAATACGACGTTGATTAAttatggaattgaaaatttgacagCCATATGTAAAGTCcaaattaaagaacaaaaacatCCAGACAAACACAGACGCCAAACAATGGCCGGCGAGCCGTGTAACAAGAAAACTAGGAAACCCTTTTTCTCGTATATCTGTACATATAACATTATAAACTTatttgtgggttccagttagtttaactggtaaagtttctgatagttgaataagagatctggggttcaattctCGCCtatatcaaaaaattgattagtgtcttggtctgatgataaagaattatcatcaggagcggacgccataggttaaaactatctcttaaaaaaaaacattataaacctattttaatttctttttccctttttgttgATGGAATAGAAACATATAtacttttcatttatttatagaTCGAATTGAATTTGAATCTAAAATGGTTATTTATTGTCAAgtgtggttttttattttatgtctaaACAAGATTTGAtctaaaatttcttatttaacaGTAGAAACTTAAGGTTTGACTGAAAACCTAATTAAATTAACGTGTTTGACCAATATTGCTAAGAAATGACCATTCAATATTTAATCCTATTAGTATATATAACTAAAACACCCATGTAAATACGTTAAAAagacatacatacatacatacatacatatatatatatatatatatttaatttgagatagaaattctacttttatcaaatctttttattttgtgtgatAATTACAACATACATGCATGTTttttatctaatatatatatatatatatatatattttttttttgggagataattacaatatacaaacatttttttttgagatagaaatCCTActcttatcaatatatatatatttggaaataattacaataagcTGCTAACTCCTAAACACTTTGTGCGTGAAGATGTGCCAATTCAAGTACAAGGCTTTTGGCTACTCTTATcaaatctaagtgtatatatgtgtaaaatTGTTTCCTAAATATTTGAACCTAGACCCTTATCTCCTCTATCTCATAAGAACCTGTACTTATAGAGTAACCATCACACCAAATGTGCATAGTGGTACAAAAAGCAAACATACATCAAAGCGGGTTGATAAGTAAGATctgttgctgggtttgtgtttttgttcttgctAGAAAtcagtttgtgtttgtgtttttgtgtttggttgacaagaacGGGCAAGAAAATGCTAGAAAATCTGGGCATGTGTTCTTATGTGGATCTATAGTTTAATTTTCTATTcttgttttttgggtttgtgatttttggattttaattttgtgttattaGATCTGGGTTTATATTCATGTTGTTCTTGTTTAAGACACACTTAGACTCAATtaaagtgattttttgtttttatttctgtttttaatttttttatttagttaaaattaataaattaatttttttaatttagatgctgatgtggcatttttaatgtcaaaataaatttattattattattattttaatagttcgTCTGCCATGTAGGACTTTGCCATTAGGGCACTAACggaaatgactaaaatgaaaGGCGTTTTgctaaatagggactaaaatcgatgaaaataaaaaatagggaccaaagtgagaaTCACGTAAAAATGTAGGGATGAAAATATAGTTTTCGCCTCAAAAGAATTCTATGCTTGGAGGAGCATTCTAAGAGGCAGACCTATTATTAATCCGCGTATTATTAAATTGTTGGCTCCCTTTGATATCTCATCCACATGTCACTTCCCAGTCTTACACCGTCAAAGGGAAGCTAAGATCAGTTGTTTGATTGATTTACTTTCTAGGTGCTGGTTGTTTGGAAAAATTGATGCCACCTTCCTACATTTTGCAGCTACAACGGTCAAACAAATGCCACTAAGCTTTGATTACTTGATGAAGGGGGTACAAGTTTTTgcaagaggagagagaaagcaaTATTCgtgaataaaaattaagaagttctttctaaaaaaaatggtgaataaTAACTCTAATCATCGAGTCCAAACTCTTGGATGTCAATGATATGACTATCCCTTGTACGTAAATTGAGAGCATTTAACCCAAGGTATGATTGGTATTGTGGCCATGCCATTGCCCAATGAGTTCACCATgatatactctctctctctctctttttttttttttttttttttaattattttttttaattttaattttgtgtgggGGTAAATCAGATAGATTTATTAGAGAATAAATTCTTTACACAGTTTCAAAGGCTCACAAGTGAAAGATCTAGAAACAGAGACAACTCAAAACCCCTATACCAAAAATAGGAGAGAACACAAAGTGGAATAACTCAAACATGAGACCTAACAACAATAAACGAGTTGATTCTACCTTGGACTTTGACCAACAATGGTTGGTAGTTCTTAAATATTGATTTGGCAAATATAAGAGGAAGTCCCAAATATTAGATGTAAGACGGAAtctactatttattttttggtatttttatgcaattttcGTTATTTTGggtttaggttttttatttgcttgtttttcagtgcttttaatgcttttaggtcaaatttggttcctatTATAGTTAGGTActaatttgaatcttttttagaatatattttcttatttgtcaAGTTTTACAGAGCCTTTAAATAAGCCGCTAAGTCTGTAAATGTTTATAAgagattattattaataaaaattcagaattttgtctattattttctttggtAGATTCCAAACCTATCACATTGTGGATTCTAGGAACCCATCGTGGACTCGAGGTTTATTACTAGAAACTAACAGTTTCTTCCATCAAAGAGCGTATCATGTGTACTTTCCTCAAGTTTTTGCGATTAGTTGGTATCAGAGTTTTGACTTACCCTGGGCTGAAGGCTATCCGGCAAGATCATAACCACCACAACGACAACAACGAATAACTTAGCAAGTATTATGTGACGTACAACAAACACTCACAAATATCTTTGTTAGGATGGCATTGTTAAAGCATGGAAACAATGGGATAACTACAACGGAGACGTAACTCATGAGCAACCTATTGGTAAGCAAATTTCATATAGGTCTTATAAAAGAATTGCATGTTGTTTTAatggttatttttataaagaagatATTCTTGATTGGTTACTTGATCAAGATGATTTATTTGACTTTGAGAATATTAATGATGAGAGAAAAGTTATACTTTCTCTGTATAAACTTAGAGAGTATGCCTTACGTTGGTGGGAACAAGTACAATTTGATAGAATTCGACAAGGTAAAGACAAAATTTGTTCATGGCCAAGGATGAAAATAATACTTGCTAACAAATATTATCCTTCGGATTGTGATGAATTTTTGCCATATAGAATTCAAGATTATTATTGGCCAAGAAATTCAtacttaaattattttgaagaacCATATATTCCACCATTAAAGGAGGAATTGCATGTTAAAGAATATGTAaaagtcaaagaagaaaatatagagatttaTGAGGAATTTCATGAAGACCTTATGATAGAAGAAGATTCTAAAATCAAGATTAATGTGGAGGAGATTAATAAAGATCCTAGTgtagacatcaaaatttttatgaTGTATCTGCAACTGTCTAATTGATCATGATCAAGTATTTTTGATCAAATTAATTTCCAATTGATGATGTGAACAATTAGCAAATGAAATCAAGCCACATGGCAACATCAAATGAAGAAGGCCATGTGGCAACTTTAGAAGAAAAGTCTCGTATGGAAAGTTCTTATTAAATGGAAGACTAAATTAACTTTATAATTGATAATTAAATCTCAATAAATGctgagagaaaattccaaattaaagaCCATTGAGTTGTGTATAAATAGGGGCTTCTCGTATGAAAAAAGGAACAAAGACACTTCGAGAGAAAACTTTACTGACAATTTGCCAAAATAAAGATTCATCTCTAAGTCCAAGAGAATTCCATTGTTCATCAAGACTTATTCCTACTTCAAATCAAAGTAGGGATTCTCCTTCAATCCAGTTCGAGATTAAGCCAACGACCCTTGCATCAAATCAAATACGTTCAATTGCTCATTCAACTTGGAGACATT contains these protein-coding regions:
- the LOC126718778 gene encoding protein FEZ-like, whose translation is MDERIIDGDKLDEVMLPGFRFHPTDEELVGFYLKRKIQQRPLSIELIKQLDIYKYDPWDLPKFATTGEKEWYFYCPRDRKYRNSARPNRVTGAGFWKATGTDRPIYSSEGSKCIGLKKSLVFYKGRAAKGIKTDWMMHEFRLPSLTDPTAPPKRFVDKSIPANDSWAICRIFKKTNSTTQRALSHSWVSPSPTETNTLDMLVKGQHCTQFSQENMSLTSKTNCSAATHFSINNDIQQLSSTTFSPLDFVCYKSLNQLADKPSQLTGDLPSSFLFSPLETSTPTKCTVDISSMLLNMPSSMLGDFGTKVSESIDYSGPQEHCNGFSFSLLQDMQGNIASGGEQANALMKNPNMTHADDHWETVRSIGFPFSLPSNNDAWKTNLAWDSSPCPSEMSTSFSTTKSYT